A portion of the Sphingobacterium spiritivorum genome contains these proteins:
- a CDS encoding zinc ribbon domain-containing protein, whose translation MEQTVEQKLKALWSLQTIHTKVDKIRQIRGELPIEVADLEDEIAGLETRIEKIRTDLDELEDSIVKRKNMIKDAQGAIKKYEGQLNEVKNNREYDAITKEIEIQGLEIQVCEKRIKEYEFEIRNKTEQYESTEKTLGYNKTELEGKRKELDTITAETQKEEDTLLKNAEAAEKNIEDRLMNVYNRLRNSFKNGLAVVSIDRDSCSGCHNKIPAQMQSEIRQRKKIIICEHCGRVIVDEGILLEVECEMV comes from the coding sequence ATGGAACAAACTGTAGAACAAAAATTGAAAGCATTATGGTCTTTGCAAACCATACATACTAAAGTCGATAAAATTCGTCAAATCAGAGGTGAATTGCCTATCGAAGTAGCTGATCTTGAAGATGAAATCGCAGGATTAGAAACCCGTATTGAGAAAATCAGAACGGATCTGGATGAATTGGAAGATTCTATCGTAAAGCGCAAAAACATGATTAAGGACGCTCAGGGGGCCATCAAGAAATATGAAGGTCAGCTGAACGAAGTTAAAAACAATCGTGAATATGATGCTATCACTAAGGAGATCGAAATTCAGGGCTTAGAAATTCAGGTTTGTGAAAAACGAATCAAAGAATATGAGTTTGAAATCCGTAACAAGACTGAACAGTACGAAAGCACAGAAAAAACCTTAGGTTACAATAAGACTGAGCTTGAAGGAAAAAGAAAAGAGCTGGATACAATTACGGCAGAAACTCAGAAAGAGGAAGATACGTTATTGAAGAATGCTGAAGCAGCAGAGAAAAACATTGAGGATCGTTTAATGAATGTCTACAACAGACTTCGTAATTCATTCAAAAATGGTCTTGCTGTAGTTTCTATTGATCGCGACAGCTGTTCAGGATGTCACAATAAGATCCCTGCACAGATGCAATCTGAAATTCGCCAACGCAAAAAAATCATTATTTGTGAGCACTGCGGACGTGTAATCGTTGACGAAGGAATCCTACTGGAAGTAGAATGCGAAATGGTTTAG